The genomic stretch CCTAAGGGTCAAAGCAAGCCTTTTAATTCAATTCTTTATTCTTACATTAAAGAATGAATCAAATCTCCCCAAGTAGGATTCGAACCTACGACCAGTCAGTTAACAGCCGACCGCTCTACCACTGAGCTACTGAGGAACAAGGGGAGATTCGACCTCCTAGAGTTCAACTCCCGCTCTCAACCCGTGAACAATATGAGTCCGAAGCTTCTTTCGTAACTCCCGGAATTTCTTCGTAGTGGCTCCGTTCCATGCCTCATTTCATAGGGAAGCCCAAAGTGGCTCTATTTCATTCTATTTCACTTCCTAGCACTTCCTATCATTTAATATCCATCCCTTTGGTCTTATTGACATAAGAGATGTCATTTATAGTCTATCTCTTTCTATATATGGAAAGTCAAGAAATTCTCATCGAAACATCGAGAAATTGTGCATATAGAAAACTCTAAAGAAAGAAAAAAAGGAGACCCATGCCATGATTTTCAAATCTTTTCTACTTAAGTAGTCTAAAGTAGTCTAAGTTTCTCGATGAGGATAATTAATTCGGTCGTTGTGGTCGGACTCTATTATGGATTTCTGACCACATTCTCCATAGGTCCCTCTTAGATCTTCTTTCTCCAATCTTGGGTTAGGGAAGAAGGAGATATTCGCGACTACTGGCGGTTTCATTATGGGGCAGCTCATGATCTTCATATCGATCTATTATCCACCTCTGCATCTATTCTTTCTTAGCTAAACGGGTGGAAGATCCATCCAATTTGGTTATATCATGGACTCGAAAAACGGATCTGAATGTGACTGAAATGCACGATCTTCACAGGTATCACTTTTCACGATACCTAAACCTAAAAGGTGGAATAGCGATTTTCGAACCATTTCCTATAAGAGAATGGTTTCCATTACTTTGAGAAATGGATTCTATATCAAACTATAGCTATTGCATTAAAGAAGAAAAGAAACTAATAGAAGTCGAAGACGCGGAATGGTAGTGAATAGAGAAAAAGATTCTTCTGATTTTCTTGTTCCTGAAAATATTCGATCTATCTCCTAGACGCCGTAGAGAATTGAGAATTTTCATGTCTTTCAATTCTCGTACTCGTAATTGGAAAGTTACGGAAGGAGATCCATCATTTTGCAATGAAAACAACATAAAAAACTCTGGACAATTTCGAAATCAGACCAAGCGTCTTAATACATATGCAAAAAAATTCATTATTGGCACACCATTGATTACAAGATTTAGCTTTTATGAATCGCTATTGGTTTGATACGAATAATGGCAGTCGTTTCAGTATGTTAAGGATACAGATGTATCCACAATTCATTTAGAGTTACTTAATAGCCTATTTCTTATACTATATCTCTATCCCGTGAAATTCTCGAGCCCAAAGATGGATGCATATGCTGTGTTTCATTTTGCTAAATGATATCAATTAAATGGTATATCAATTCTATAAATTGGATATAGCAATAAATAAATCAGCAAAATTCTTTTATTTTAGATAGAAGAAATGTTTCTTCTATCTAAAATAAAAGAATGTACCCTTCTATCCAAATCCAATTTGCATCGATAAAATAAATCCAAATTCCAGATTCCAGCAGTAGATGAATAATTGCAAATTTTTGTGTGTACGAGATTAGAATAACTTAAAAATAACTGACATAATTTTTTATTTTTCCTGATCAGAAAAATACATGAAAAAGAAAGGAGGTAGAAAAATTTGTTGATTTATGGTTAAAGAAGAAAAACAAGAAAACAGGGGTTCTGTTGAATTTCAAGTATTCAGTTTCACCAATAAGATACGGAGACTTGCTTCACATTTAGAATTACACAAAAAAGATTTTTCATCGGAAAGAGGTCTACGAAGACTTTTGGGAAAACGTCAACGTTTGCTGGCTTATTTGGCAAAGAAAAATAGAGTACGTTATAAGAAATTAATCAGTCAGTTGGATATTCGGGAGAAGTAATTTAATCGTTCGAATTTTTTTCCTATTTTATTAGTAGTCTTATAGTAGTCTTAGATTTTGCATTTTGATGAGCCTCGTTTTGAGGAATTCATGGAATAATCCATTTTCATGGAATAAAGAATAAGAACAAGGATACGTAACATAAAAAAAAGAATAGATAAGACGATATTCGCCCTCCCCCTACATATTTGATTTCTTCTCCTATACAAAAACCAGCAAGACCTACTCCATTGATAATTCCATCAATGACACCTTTATCAAAAAAATGCGTTAGTTCAGCTAATCTTCTTATACCTAGGATAAAAACCCTAGTATAGAAAAAATCTATATAACCACGATTATATGACCAGCTGTATATCTTTTTTTTTACTTCATCCAAAAAGCTCTTTTTTGGATTCTTTTTTACAAGGGAATTTTGAAAATTCAAATTCTGAAAAAAAGAATAAGCGGATCCATAAAAGATATATGCTATGAATAGACCAAAAATTGCTAAACTTACAGAAGAAATTGCATTAGTGAGAAATTCATATGAATTTATGGAAGAATTAGAATTTTCTTGGAACAAGTTTATTGAAGGAGTTAGCCACTTTGATAATATGGTTAACTCCAATATTCTATTATCTTTTACTCCATTATCAAAAGGGATTCCTATGGATCCAATGAACAAAGTAAAAAGTAGTAATATAAGAAGAGGAAATAGCATAGTATTTCCCGTTTCATGAGGATAGACAAAAGTTTTTTTAGCCCCAAAGGGAGTACTAAAGGATCCTATCTTATTTCTTGTATTAGCAGGAATTTTGGGTATATTTTGTGAAAAAAAAGAAACTCCACTCTTCATTGTTGATAAAACAAAATCCCTATTGACTCCTTTGGATATACTTTTTCCCCATAAGGATATTGAATACAACGAACCTTCTTTAGTACTACTGTAATTTTGAAAATTAACACGCAAATACCCATCAAAAGTAAGTAAATATATCCGAAACATATAAAATGCAGTTAATCCTGCAGTAAAAGAGGCTATTATTCCAAAAAAGGGTGAATACAACCAACTATTACTAAGTATTTCATCTTTGGACCAGAAGCAAGCAAGAGGTGGAATACCGCAAAGAGAAAGTGTACCACATAAAAAAGTAGTTCTTGTAATTGGAACGTATTTTCTTAAACCACCCATAAGAACCATATTCTGACTTTTATCTGGTGAATATCCAACAAGAGGTTCCATTGAATGAATAACGGATCCGGATCCTAAGAACAATAAAGCTTTCGAATAAGCATGAGTGATCAAATGGAATAAAGCAGCTTGATAAGAACCTATACCTAGAGCTAACATCATATAACCCAATTGAGACATTGTAGAATAGGCTAAGCTTCTTTTAATATCTCTCTGAGCAAGAGCTAAAGTGGCTCCTAAGAAGAGTGTTATTGTACCTACTAAAGAAATGAAACTCATTATCAAGGGTAGGGATATGAAAAGAGGAAGAAGTCTAGCTAGAAGAAAAATCCCCGCAGCAACCATAGTTGCTGCGTGTATAAGAGCCGAAATGGGAGTGGGTCCTTCCATAGCATCAGGTAACCATACGTGAAGAGGAAATTGTGCAGATTTTGCAACTGCACCAAGGAATAATAAAAAAGCACACAAAGTAGTAAGTAAGGAATTAATCCCATTATTAGGAATCCAGTTATTAGCTATTTTGAACAAATCCCGAAACTCCAAACTACCCGTTATCCAAAAAAAACCTAAAATTCCTAATAACAGACCAAAATCCCCTACACGATTAGTTACAAAAGCTTTTTGACAAGCACTCGCTGCAATTGGCCGCGTAAACCAAAAGCCTATCAATAAATAGGAACACATTCCGACAAGTTCCCAAAAAAAATAAATTTGTATCAAATTGGAACTAGTAACCAATCCCAACATGGAAGTATTAAAAAAACTTATATAAACAAAAAATCTCAAATATCCTTCATCGTGAGACATATAATCGTCACTATAAATAAGAACTAAGATTCCTACAGTAGTAATTAGTATTAACATAATAGACGTAAGGGGGTCGACCAAGTATCCAAATTCTAAGGAAAAATCATTATTGATGGTCCAAGACCATAGATATTGATAGATAGAACTTCCATTTATTTGTTGAATAGACAGGTGAAGTGAGAATACCATAGCTATACTTAAGAGTAAAATACTAGGAAAAGCCCATATGCGACGAAGATTTTTTGTTGCTGTGGGAATAAGAAAAAGTCCAAATCCCATTGACATAATAACTGGAAGTGGGAGAAGAGGAATTACCCAGGCATATTGATATGTATGTTCCATAAGAAAAGAAATAGCAATTTTTAGTTTAAATTTATAGTTCAATTTTTCTCTAAAATTGTTTCCGATTCACCAAACCTATTCTTATCTCTTTCTAAAGGAATTCAAAAAACAAAATAAGAAAAAGAAAAAATACTGGAATTCTGGATTTTTCAAATTTCTCTCATTAAAATATTCCAAAATTAAGAATGGGTTTAGCTACTTAAATTCAAAAAGTGAATCAAAGAATTTCAGTATCTAGTTATTAGTTAAAAAAAAATATATTTATTAAAATACAAACTAATCATTTTTGTATTTCTTTCTGTTAAAATAAAAGAGCTCTGTTGTTTCGTAATTGATTGATTGGATTCCAAAGAAAACCTATATTTATAGGAAATTCTCGAATATTGCTTATTTCATATAAAAGGAAATCCTAATGACTAGAATTCTCTAAGTTTTAGAATGTCTTGTTTAAGAGACTTGGAATTCAATTATGCAATAGCTTTCTGAACTTAATTAACTATTTGAATTGAATTTTACCTTCCTTCTTTTTATGCCCCCCTCTTATATGAGGGCTTATCCCCCATACCATATATTTATATATGGAGTATATTTGATATATAAATTGATTTAAATAGAAAATCTTAAAAAACTCTTGTCTTATCCACATTAGACAAAATGAACTAAAGAAGAATTTAGAATTTAAGTATCTTTCAGTATCATTTAAGTATCTTTCAGTATCTAAGTATAAATACTAAGAAA from Sorghum bicolor chloroplast, complete genome encodes the following:
- the rps15 gene encoding ribosomal protein S15; its protein translation is MVKEEKQENRGSVEFQVFSFTNKIRRLASHLELHKKDFSSERGLRRLLGKRQRLLAYLAKKNRVRYKKLISQLDIREK
- the ndhF gene encoding NADH dehydrogenase subunit 5; its protein translation is MEHTYQYAWVIPLLPLPVIMSMGFGLFLIPTATKNLRRIWAFPSILLLSIAMVFSLHLSIQQINGSSIYQYLWSWTINNDFSLEFGYLVDPLTSIMLILITTVGILVLIYSDDYMSHDEGYLRFFVYISFFNTSMLGLVTSSNLIQIYFFWELVGMCSYLLIGFWFTRPIAASACQKAFVTNRVGDFGLLLGILGFFWITGSLEFRDLFKIANNWIPNNGINSLLTTLCAFLLFLGAVAKSAQFPLHVWLPDAMEGPTPISALIHAATMVAAGIFLLARLLPLFISLPLIMSFISLVGTITLFLGATLALAQRDIKRSLAYSTMSQLGYMMLALGIGSYQAALFHLITHAYSKALLFLGSGSVIHSMEPLVGYSPDKSQNMVLMGGLRKYVPITRTTFLCGTLSLCGIPPLACFWSKDEILSNSWLYSPFFGIIASFTAGLTAFYMFRIYLLTFDGYLRVNFQNYSSTKEGSLYSISLWGKSISKGVNRDFVLSTMKSGVSFFSQNIPKIPANTRNKIGSFSTPFGAKKTFVYPHETGNTMLFPLLILLLFTLFIGSIGIPFDNGVKDNRILELTILSKWLTPSINLFQENSNSSINSYEFLTNAISSVSLAIFGLFIAYIFYGSAYSFFQNLNFQNSLVKKNPKKSFLDEVKKKIYSWSYNRGYIDFFYTRVFILGIRRLAELTHFFDKGVIDGIINGVGLAGFCIGEEIKYVGGGRISSYLFFFLCYVSLFLFFIP